Proteins from a single region of Camelus ferus isolate YT-003-E chromosome 23, BCGSAC_Cfer_1.0, whole genome shotgun sequence:
- the SDE2 gene encoding replication stress response regulator SDE2, translated as MAETAAPVWLCGPGFGCKALRCPSAPCSVRDFIYQHCQDQDVPVEYFFVKCNGLLVNTSDTVQHGAVYSLEPRLRGGKGGFGSMLRALGAQIEKTTNREACRDLSGRRLRDVNHEKAMAEWVKQQAEREAEKEQKRLERLQRKLAEPRHCFTSPDYQQQCHEMAERLEDSVLKGMQATSSKMVSAEIGESRKRPNKPETDRGASAGKRKCFWLGMEGLEAAEGSSSESSDDDSQETPTTSGMSFHVSRNSRDGVEMAAEFPSSSQPARVLRTDTRSPEKLYIPVTDSGNNISEDLCAELGEASTKECMERKMAEETEKSQEKKESESKKPTEKESAGTGLSKEKETKEMTDGERAAKVAPGEDRKNIPVAKLEEGQSGNTGIGQETVDLLAFSSVAELELLGLEKLKCELMALGLKCGGTLQERAARLFSVRGMAKEQIDPALFAKPLKGKKK; from the exons ATGGCGGAGACAGCGGCGCCAGTGTGGCTTTGCGGCCCTGGCTTCGGGTGCAAGGCGCTGCGATGTCCCTCGGCCCCGTGCTCTGTACGAGATTTTATCTACCAACACTGCCAAGATCAG GATGTTCCAGTGGAATACTTCTTTGTGAAATGCAACGGATTACTCGTTAACACCAGTGACACAGTGCAGCATGGGGCTGTTTATAGTTTGGAACCCAGACTTCGTGGTGGAAAAGGAG GTTTTGGCTCTATGCTCCGAGCACTTGGTGCTCAGATTGAGAAGACCACCAATCGAGAAGCTTGCCGGGATCTCAGTGGAAGGAGACTACGAGATGTCAATCATGAAAAAGC AATGGCTGAATGGGTAAAACAACAAGCTGAGCGAGAGGCTGAAAAGGAGCAGAAACGCCTGGAACGCCTGCAGCGGAAGCTTgcagaacccaggcactgcttcACCAGCCCCGACTACCAGCAGCAGTGCCATGAGATGGCTGAGCGACTGGAGGATTCCGTCCTCAAAG GTATGCAGGCCACCTCCAGCAAGATGGTATCGGCAGAAATTGGTGAGAGTCGGAAACGGCctaacaaaccagaaacagacagAGGAGCCAGCGCAGGGAAAAGGAAATGCTTTTG GTTGGGCATGGAAGGACTAGAGGCTGCAGAGGGGTCCAGCTCTGAGAGCTCAGATGATGACAGTCAAGAAACACCTACTACTTCAGGAATGAGCTTTCATGTTTCCAGAAATAGCAGAGATGGTGTTGAGATGGCAGCTGAGTTTCCTAGTAGTTCTCAGCCGGCAAGAGTATTGAGGACAGACACTAGATCACCAGAAAAGTTATACATCCCAGTGACTGATTCTGGGAACAATATTTCAGAAGACTTGTGtgctgagctgggagaggcatCTACCAAGGAGTGTATGGAAAGGAAGATggctgaagaaacagagaaatccCAGGAGAAAAAGGAGTCAGAGAGtaaaaaacccacagaaaaggAATCAGCTGGAACTGGCCTGAGtaaggagaaagagacaaaagaaatgaCTGATGGGGAAAGAGCTGCCAAGGTAGCACCTGGAGAAGATAGGAAAAACATTCCTGTTGCCAAATTGGAAGAAGGCCAGTCAGGAAACACA ggtATCGGTCAAGAAACTGTGGATTTACTGGCATTCAGCTCTGTTGCAGAATTGGAGTTGCTGGGTTTGGAGAAGCTCAAGTGTGAACTCATGGCTCTGGGGCTGAAGTGTGGGGGCACTCTCCAGGAGCGGGCGGCCAGGCTCTTCTCTGTCAGAGGAATGGCAAAGGAGCAGATAGACCCAGCTTTATTTGCCAAGCCtttgaaagggaagaagaagTGA